In Silene latifolia isolate original U9 population chromosome 6, ASM4854445v1, whole genome shotgun sequence, the genomic window CATTCGATCCAACGTATACAACCAACAAGTATGATATGGCCTTCACACCGTTCACCGGGGTGGATAACCATAAGCGGTCTGTCACATTCTGTGCAGCCCTTGTCGCACATGAGGACGCTGATTCCTTTCAGTGGGTTTTGAAACGTTTCCTGGTGGCAATGGGTGGAAAGGAGCCTAATTATATTATTACCGATCAGGATCCAGGCATTTTGAAAGCGGTGCCACTTGTGTTCAAGAAAGCGAGgcaccgattttgcatgtggcatatcatgaacaaaGTGCCTACTAAGTATGGGGTGACAAGAGAAGATTATATTGTATTTATAAGGAAAATAAATACCATTATATGGGATGAGGACATTGAAGCTGCAGAATTCGATGTCAGATGGGAAGAGATAGGCGAAGAACATGGACTCAATAACATTGACTGGTTTAAGGAAATGTTCTCGAAAAGGAACCAGTGGGTAATGGCACATTGCAGGGACCTAGAGATGGGAGCTGTTATGAGGACGACCCAAAGATCAGAGAGTGAAAATAGTTTTTTTAAAAGATTTGAGGGCAAATCAGATACATTGCTTGAGTTTTTGCTGCGTTTTAAGAGTGCTATGGACCAACAACGGCATACGCATAAGAAGCTTGACAACGAAGACAAGCACACTTCTCCTAAATTGGAGACGCATTTGGCTCTTGAGGCTGACGCTGCAAAGGTGTACACTCATAAAGTTTTTAAGGAGTTCCAAGAGGAGGCCAAGTATTCGATTGATACATGTAAGAGTAGAGGTTTTGCCGAAATCGACTCTTTAGAGGTGACTACTGTAAGAGATGCAAGCAGGGACAGGAATTACGATGTTACGTACTGCCCAGGTAAAAGCCTTGAGTACTGAAGTTCTGATCTTTTTCCTGGTTGAAGTTACATTATAGTGATACTTAGTAAgtttaaaagtgtaattctagataaaaaaaTAAACACCTTATGGAAAGAAAGTATAACTTCAACGAGACTATGTAAATAAGTGAAACTGTAAtattaaaaagtgtaattctagcagacaaaagtataatgttaacaatcaaaagtgtaattgaagtactatataaataagtgtaactgtaatggtaaaaagtataattctaacaacaaaaagtgtaattttagtaatGAAAAGTGTTACACTAACTCTTACTTGAAATTACACATTTTCCTATTGTAATTATGAAATTTATAGCTGTGACTATCTAACAATTTACTATATATTGGTGAACTAGTTACGTGTAAAGCAAGTTGCAGTGTACGCAGAATGCTTGAAAGGAAGGGAATTGCAATGCAGGCATATAATATGGATTTACTCATCTAACGGAGTGAAGACTATACCGGATGAGTATGTTGTGAACAGATGGTGTAAAGATGCACTCCGGTCAAAATCCTTCAATTGTAATGGTGATCCAGCCGAAGCGATTGATATAATAGATTCCAAGCAGATTTCCATGTCAAAAATGTGGTCCGAAGTACACCAGACAGTTGGGATACTGATGGGAAGAAGCAAGGAAGTAGTTGACAGCTTTTCGTCTCTCATAAAAGATTTTAAGGACAAACTGGCACCATTAGGTTCACAAATGAGTAAAGAACAGCAAATGGTTGCGCTTATTGGCTGTTCTACTACTCAGGAAGTAACTATATTTCCACCAAAGAAATCGAAAAATAAGGGAAGTGGAAAGAGACTCTTGTCGAGTAAGACTAAAGCAATAGCCTTGGCGATGAAGCCGAAGCGCatgtgtaaaaattgcaagcAATTAGCGAATCACGACAAGAGGAATTGTCCTAACCCTTTTGCACAACACCCACCTACTCCACCAGCATCTGGGGCATCATTTGGGGAAGAATcagaagtagaagaagaagaagaagaagaagaagaagaagaagaagaagaagaagaagaagaagaagaagaagaagaagaagaagaagaagaagaagaagaagaagaagaagaagaagaagaagaagaagaagaagaagaagaagaagaagaagaagaagaagaagaagaagaagaagagtaagAGCCCAAATAATTCTGATGTATAATTGAGCAACCATGAGGTCCTTTTGGCtaatttattttgtaattcccCTGGACAAGCTTTTGGTTGTATAATTATTCACCAGTTATAACATTTCGTACTTAAAGTTACACTTTGTGTGATCagagttacacttttttttattagaattacactttatcTGGTCAGAATAACAATTATTTTGAAGTACCATTTTATCTTTGTTAAAGTCATAATTTT contains:
- the LOC141588281 gene encoding protein FAR-RED IMPAIRED RESPONSE 1-like is translated as MLKEHVNGFENIGASLNDFKNFHRNVKCYIHERDGQLFIDHFKEMAVNKEGFFFDYDVDSDGSLSRAIWGFEDLCKKELLAFGDCVSFDPTYTTNKYDMAFTPFTGVDNHKRSVTFCAALVAHEDADSFQWVLKRFLVAMGGKEPNYIITDQDPGILKAVPLVFKKARHRFCMWHIMNKVPTKYGVTREDYIVFIRKINTIIWDEDIEAAEFDVRWEEIGEEHGLNNIDWFKEMFSKRNQWVMAHCRDLEMGAVMRTTQRSESENSFFKRFEGKSDTLLEFLLRFKSAMDQQRHTHKKLDNEDKHTSPKLETHLALEADAAKVYTHKVFKEFQEEAKYSIDTCKSRGFAEIDSLEVTTVRDASRDRNYDVTYCPVYAECLKGRELQCRHIIWIYSSNGVKTIPDEYVVNRWCKDALRSKSFNCNGDPAEAIDIIDSKQISMSKMWSEVHQTVGILMGRSKEVVDSFSSLIKDFKDKLAPLGSQMSKEQQMVALIGCSTTQEVTIFPPKKSKNKGSGKRLLSSKTKAIALAMKPKRMCKNCKQLANHDKRNCPNPFAQHPPTPPASGASFGEESEFI